The following are from one region of the Rosistilla carotiformis genome:
- a CDS encoding PSD1 and planctomycete cytochrome C domain-containing protein, with protein MKTLVLTTACLAVGNLAWADDPVDAAAQAGDEPIDAAKQMAFFETKIRPLLAERCYDCHDENTAESELRVDTFEGMITGGLAGTALIPGKPQGSLIVAAVGYRDSTLQMPPDEKLSDAEIADLTRWVEMGAPHPDRDGMQTIKPRSDVDLEKGRQHWAFRPVAKVDPPTVHQTSPSIAVQERRDAPVQHPIDAFLLHRLEAEGLQRTPAADKTTLIRRATFDLTGLPPTPAEIQNFLADDSDEAFANVIDRLLSSPHYGERWARHWLDVARYADSNGLDENVVHGHAWRYRDYVVNAFNKDKPYDEFVVEQLAGDLLPPREELAREHERLIATGYLVLGPKVLAEQDEAKMEMDIIDEQLDTIGRSMLGLTLGCARCHTHKFDPISHRDYYGLAGIFKSTKSMDSYKTVAKWHENLIETPEQEKRYQEHVAEVAAQEKKIADVIAAATALLEKPDSELALAQREKKFPAETTAVLKTERETLKKLKDSAPQRPMAMGVTEGEVADTSVHLRGSHLTLGDVVPRRFPEVLASTEQPPLPTDTSGRLQFARWLTDGQHPLTARVMVNRLWHGHFGKGLVTTVDNFGLQGAPPTHPELLDWLANRFVESGWSIKAMHRTIMLSEAYQRSSQHDAKNVETDPGNSLYWRFNLRRLEAEAIRDSLLAVSGQLDRTVGGNISQYKNREYVFNHTSQDRSTYDINRRSIYVPVIRNHLYDMFQLFDYSDASVLNGNRNVSTIAPQALFMMNSEWVSNLSLSIADRLLQDISDPAARIDQLYMQSFGRPATADERDRSLDFVSQFASISKTPTDREEAERQAWQRLCQAIVASSEFVYIR; from the coding sequence TTGAAAACGCTTGTCCTGACAACCGCTTGCTTGGCGGTTGGCAATCTGGCGTGGGCCGACGATCCGGTCGATGCCGCTGCTCAAGCGGGCGATGAACCCATCGATGCTGCCAAGCAGATGGCGTTCTTTGAAACGAAGATCCGCCCGTTGTTGGCGGAGCGTTGCTACGATTGCCACGATGAGAACACGGCCGAATCGGAACTGCGCGTCGATACGTTCGAAGGGATGATCACCGGCGGGTTGGCCGGAACGGCATTGATCCCCGGAAAACCGCAGGGGAGTCTGATCGTCGCCGCGGTCGGCTATCGCGACAGCACGTTGCAGATGCCTCCGGACGAAAAGCTTTCCGACGCCGAGATCGCCGACCTGACGCGATGGGTCGAAATGGGAGCACCGCACCCCGATCGCGACGGCATGCAAACGATCAAGCCACGCAGCGACGTCGATCTGGAAAAGGGTCGACAGCACTGGGCATTCCGCCCGGTCGCAAAGGTCGATCCGCCTACGGTCCATCAAACCAGCCCATCGATCGCGGTTCAGGAGCGTCGCGACGCACCGGTGCAACATCCGATCGATGCCTTTCTGCTGCACCGATTGGAAGCCGAGGGGCTGCAACGAACTCCCGCCGCCGACAAGACGACACTGATCCGCCGGGCGACATTCGATTTGACCGGGCTGCCACCGACGCCAGCGGAGATCCAGAATTTTCTGGCGGATGATTCGGACGAAGCATTTGCCAACGTGATCGATCGTCTGCTGTCGTCGCCCCATTACGGGGAACGCTGGGCACGTCACTGGTTGGATGTGGCACGATACGCCGATTCCAATGGGCTCGACGAAAACGTGGTCCATGGCCACGCCTGGCGTTACCGCGACTATGTGGTCAACGCGTTTAACAAGGACAAGCCGTACGATGAATTTGTCGTCGAACAACTGGCCGGCGATCTCTTGCCGCCGCGCGAAGAACTCGCTCGCGAACACGAGCGTCTGATCGCGACGGGCTACTTGGTGTTGGGCCCCAAGGTTTTGGCAGAACAGGATGAAGCCAAGATGGAGATGGACATCATCGATGAGCAGCTCGACACGATCGGCCGCAGCATGCTGGGGCTGACGCTCGGATGCGCTCGCTGCCACACGCACAAGTTTGATCCGATCAGCCACCGCGACTATTACGGGCTGGCCGGCATCTTTAAAAGCACCAAGAGCATGGACAGCTACAAGACGGTCGCGAAGTGGCATGAAAATCTGATCGAGACGCCCGAACAAGAAAAGCGTTATCAGGAGCATGTCGCCGAAGTCGCCGCACAAGAAAAGAAGATCGCCGACGTCATCGCCGCCGCGACGGCGCTGTTGGAGAAACCGGACAGCGAATTGGCGTTGGCTCAGCGCGAGAAAAAGTTCCCTGCCGAAACGACGGCGGTTCTGAAAACCGAACGCGAGACGCTGAAGAAGCTGAAGGATTCGGCTCCCCAGCGCCCGATGGCGATGGGCGTTACCGAGGGGGAAGTCGCCGACACGAGTGTTCATCTGCGAGGCAGCCATCTGACGCTGGGGGATGTCGTTCCGCGGCGGTTCCCCGAGGTGCTGGCATCGACCGAGCAACCGCCATTGCCAACCGACACCAGCGGTCGGCTGCAGTTCGCCCGTTGGTTGACCGACGGCCAACATCCGCTGACCGCACGCGTGATGGTCAACCGACTCTGGCACGGCCATTTTGGCAAGGGCCTGGTGACGACTGTCGACAACTTCGGTTTGCAAGGGGCTCCGCCGACGCATCCAGAACTGTTGGATTGGCTGGCGAATCGGTTTGTGGAATCGGGCTGGTCGATCAAGGCGATGCATCGCACGATCATGCTCTCGGAAGCCTATCAACGCAGCAGCCAACACGATGCCAAGAACGTCGAAACCGATCCAGGCAACTCGCTGTACTGGCGATTCAACCTTCGCCGCTTGGAGGCGGAAGCGATCCGCGACAGCCTGTTGGCGGTCAGTGGTCAATTGGACCGAACCGTTGGCGGCAACATCTCGCAGTACAAAAATCGCGAGTACGTCTTCAACCACACCTCGCAAGATCGATCGACCTACGACATCAACCGTCGTTCGATCTACGTACCGGTGATCCGGAACCATCTGTACGACATGTTCCAGCTGTTCGATTACAGCGACGCCAGCGTGCTCAACGGCAATCGCAATGTCAGCACGATCGCACCGCAAGCGTTGTTCATGATGAACTCCGAATGGGTCTCCAATCTTTCGCTGTCGATCGCCGATCGCTTGTTGCAAGACATCAGCGACCCGGCCGCGCGGATCGATCAATTGTACATGCAGTCGTTTGGCCGGCCGGCGACCGCCGACGAACGAGATCGTTCGCTCGACTTTGTTTCGCAGTTTGCATCGATCTCGAAAACGCCAACCGACCGCGAGGAAGCGGAACGTCAGGCGTGGCAGCGATTGTGCCAAGCGATTGTTGCATCCAGTGAATTCGTTTACATCCGATAG